Proteins from a single region of bacterium:
- a CDS encoding T9SS type A sorting domain-containing protein, which yields MVSRALVALDEPVLSYWLNYDITTYGTDGLYTYIITNYDTIQLDYIGAGGALPPFLTFHMGWARFEYSIPLSFGDTFRVAFRFVSDSSETAQGFFVDDITLSGLSTEWMGSVWEKPDKSGFDIICAPNPFNKTVTIAVDGISSGKIYIFDVLGRLVYRGKLAGKPVVWQPSALNSGVYFVRIVGQGKVANKRILYIK from the coding sequence TTGGTTAGTCGTGCGCTTGTTGCCCTCGATGAACCTGTTCTGTCTTATTGGCTGAACTACGATATTACCACATATGGAACAGATGGTTTGTATACATATATAATAACAAACTATGATACTATACAGCTCGACTACATCGGTGCGGGTGGCGCGTTGCCACCGTTTCTTACTTTTCATATGGGATGGGCAAGATTCGAGTATAGCATTCCGTTAAGTTTCGGAGATACATTCAGAGTTGCCTTCCGTTTCGTTTCAGATTCTTCCGAGACTGCGCAGGGATTTTTTGTGGACGACATAACGTTAAGCGGACTCTCAACGGAGTGGATGGGTTCTGTTTGGGAAAAGCCTGATAAGTCAGGTTTTGACATTATTTGTGCGCCAAACCCATTTAATAAAACCGTGACGATCGCCGTTGATGGAATCAGCTCAGGCAAAATCTATATATTCGATGTGTTAGGAAGGCTCGTTTATCGCGGTAAGTTGGCTGGCAAACCTGTTGTGTGGCAGCCATCAGCATTGAATTCGGGGGTTTATTTCGTCCGCATAGTGGGACAAGGCAAGGTTGCAAATAAACGAATTTTATACATAAAATGA
- a CDS encoding replication-associated recombination protein A, with translation MTNLFEENKARRISGEYSFLLADRMRPRTLDEIVGQEHLIGEGKPIRRMVETDELKSMILWGPPGSGKTTIAYVIARLTKMDFLSFSAVLASIKEIKQVIERAERNLKLYGRRSILFIDEIHRFNKAQQDAFLPYVERGAIILIGATTENPSFEIISPLLSRLQVFVLNPLEPHHIKTIVLRALTDKERGLGKTRDDIDDDALELIANVSSGDARFALNLIELAAQMSDRITVDVLKTILQRERIIYDKSGEEHYNLISALHKSIRDSDPDGALYWLARMLEGGEDRRYIARRLIRMAVEDVGLADPYALLIAIAAQQAFDFVGSPEGELALAEAAVYLAYAPKSNSLYKALSSAMADAREFGSLPVPLHIRNAPTRLMKELGYGKGYKYAHDFDNHIVEQEHLPEKLRGRKYYIPTEQGFEAKVKRRFEEIRRKLRDRKNK, from the coding sequence ATGACGAACCTTTTTGAAGAAAATAAGGCGAGAAGGATATCCGGTGAATATTCGTTCCTTCTTGCTGATAGGATGCGCCCGCGCACACTGGACGAAATAGTGGGACAGGAACACCTCATAGGAGAGGGAAAACCTATACGAAGAATGGTTGAAACGGACGAGTTGAAGTCGATGATTCTATGGGGACCGCCCGGCTCGGGAAAAACGACTATAGCCTATGTGATAGCAAGACTTACTAAGATGGATTTTCTTTCGTTTTCTGCGGTTCTGGCAAGTATAAAGGAGATAAAACAAGTTATCGAGCGTGCTGAGCGAAATCTGAAACTTTACGGCAGGCGTTCTATACTTTTCATTGATGAAATCCACAGGTTCAACAAGGCTCAGCAGGATGCATTTTTGCCCTATGTTGAGAGAGGCGCGATAATACTTATCGGTGCTACAACGGAAAATCCATCGTTCGAAATTATTTCACCGCTTCTTTCCCGGCTTCAGGTTTTCGTTTTGAATCCGCTTGAACCCCATCACATAAAGACCATAGTTTTGCGCGCGCTGACCGACAAGGAGAGAGGATTGGGCAAAACAAGAGACGACATAGACGACGATGCGCTCGAGCTTATAGCGAATGTTAGTTCGGGCGACGCACGATTTGCGCTTAATCTTATTGAGCTCGCTGCCCAGATGTCGGACAGGATAACCGTTGATGTCCTCAAGACTATTCTTCAGCGGGAGAGGATTATATACGACAAATCTGGTGAGGAACATTACAATTTGATCTCAGCACTCCATAAATCGATTCGCGATAGCGACCCCGATGGTGCTCTGTATTGGCTTGCCCGTATGCTTGAGGGCGGTGAGGACAGACGATACATCGCAAGAAGGCTTATACGCATGGCTGTGGAGGATGTGGGTCTCGCTGACCCTTATGCACTGCTTATAGCTATAGCTGCCCAGCAGGCGTTCGACTTTGTTGGCTCTCCCGAGGGTGAACTGGCATTGGCTGAGGCTGCCGTTTATTTGGCTTATGCCCCGAAAAGCAATTCATTGTACAAGGCTCTTTCGAGCGCTATGGCTGATGCAAGGGAATTCGGCTCTTTACCGGTGCCGCTTCACATCCGAAACGCGCCAACGAGGCTTATGAAGGAATTGGGCTATGGAAAGGGTTACAAGTATGCCCATGATTTCGATAACCACATTGTTGAGCAGGAACATCTTCCGGAAAAACTCCGCGGAAGAAAGTATTACATCCCAACAGAGCAGGGGTTTGAGGCGAAAGTAAAGCGCCGCTTTGAGGAAATAAGAAGAAAGTTGAGGGATAGAAAGAATAAATAG
- a CDS encoding HPP family protein, translating into MAHTIIVASIASGCFVIFVMPSSPTAQPKNLVGGHIVELASGSLYTFFAYDAVQPTSFIFYAFVFGISIFLMILTDTEHPPAAGTALGVAVHGFSIDVVVAVVMSAIVLSIIARLYLAAKFGLSYECDKNDKAF; encoded by the coding sequence ATGGCTCATACCATAATCGTGGCTTCCATAGCAAGCGGTTGTTTTGTTATTTTTGTTATGCCCAGTAGCCCTACGGCGCAGCCCAAAAATCTCGTGGGGGGACACATTGTCGAGCTCGCCTCTGGCTCGTTATACACATTTTTCGCCTATGACGCTGTTCAGCCAACATCGTTTATTTTTTATGCGTTCGTGTTTGGCATTTCAATTTTTCTGATGATTCTTACCGATACCGAGCATCCTCCAGCAGCGGGCACCGCATTGGGGGTTGCTGTGCATGGTTTCTCGATCGATGTGGTTGTTGCGGTGGTAATGAGTGCAATAGTGCTATCAATTATAGCACGACTGTATCTTGCTGCTAAATTCGGTTTAAGTTATGAGTGCGATAAAAATGATAAGGCATTTTAA
- a CDS encoding TraR/DksA C4-type zinc finger protein — translation MRKRELERFRRKLLKMREEILEELKQFEQEKLEQNMRERLGQVSAFTTHPADIGSVTDEQERAFLLAAHKQKILDAVDEALFRIEQGTYGKCRGCGKNIEMERLKAIPYAEYCLSCQEKIENEGVPSQSRILG, via the coding sequence ATGCGGAAGAGAGAGCTGGAAAGGTTTAGGAGAAAGCTTCTCAAGATGAGGGAAGAGATACTTGAGGAGCTGAAACAGTTTGAACAGGAGAAACTCGAACAAAACATGCGCGAGAGGCTGGGTCAGGTGTCGGCATTTACGACCCATCCTGCCGATATCGGCAGTGTTACTGACGAGCAGGAGCGAGCATTTCTTCTCGCGGCGCATAAGCAGAAAATCCTTGATGCCGTGGACGAAGCCTTGTTCAGAATAGAGCAGGGCACATACGGCAAGTGTCGTGGCTGCGGGAAAAATATTGAGATGGAACGGCTTAAAGCTATTCCGTATGCGGAATATTGCCTATCCTGCCAGGAAAAAATAGAAAACGAGGGCGTGCCCTCGCAAAGTCGAATTTTGGGGTGA
- the ftsH gene encoding ATP-dependent zinc metalloprotease FtsH, which produces MANVPQKPPTTRKIGGGLIVWIVLFLLVFVVASLLSSNQELRLKLSYTEFLKSVEEGKVAKVHFKGHKIIGTFTSPYSVPLDGRRTRRLEYDQFTVVIPYDDPDLPKMLAEKGIEVTSEEEKSGFWTIALNILPWLLIPLLYFVFIRQMRGAQQGIFSFAKSRAKRFVQTKNRVTFDDVAGCEEPKEELKEVIEFLKNPQRFSKLGGRIPHGVLLLGPPGTGKTLLAKAVAGEANVPFFSISGSDFVEMFVGVGASRVRDLFEEAKRNAPCIIFIDEIDAIGRWRGAGIGGGHDEREHTLNQLLVEMDGFDPNEGIIVMAATNRPDILDTALLRSGRFDRQIVIDRPDLRERYEILKVHTRNKPMADDVDLMAIARGTPGLVGADLENIVNEAALLAARKGKDKIDMEDLEQAMDKVMMGLERPSVRLTPEEKKISAYHEAGHALVGMLTPGADPVRKVSIIPRGMALGITQFMPKDDKRIYQKSYIDSMLKYLLGGRAAELIVFETPSTGAENDLKKATELAYKMVAQWGMSEKVGPINYSEVTQEVFLGKEIVSRTHISERTAELIDSEVKRLIEEAQSAAIELLRKNLDKLHKLAQELMKREVMTGDEIKGLLGLS; this is translated from the coding sequence ATGGCTAATGTTCCTCAAAAACCTCCTACAACGAGGAAGATAGGTGGGGGACTTATTGTCTGGATTGTCCTTTTCCTTCTCGTTTTTGTCGTGGCGTCGCTTCTTTCGTCCAATCAGGAATTGCGCCTCAAATTAAGCTACACGGAGTTTCTTAAGAGCGTTGAGGAGGGCAAAGTAGCGAAAGTTCACTTTAAGGGGCACAAGATTATCGGAACATTCACAAGTCCGTACTCAGTCCCGCTTGATGGCAGACGCACAAGAAGGCTCGAATACGACCAGTTTACCGTTGTGATACCCTACGATGACCCTGACCTGCCGAAAATGCTTGCCGAGAAAGGAATTGAGGTAACATCGGAGGAAGAGAAGTCGGGCTTCTGGACGATAGCGCTAAATATTCTTCCATGGCTTTTGATTCCGCTTCTTTATTTTGTGTTCATACGGCAAATGCGTGGTGCGCAGCAAGGAATTTTCTCTTTTGCCAAGAGCCGCGCAAAAAGGTTCGTGCAGACTAAAAACAGAGTCACATTTGACGATGTAGCGGGCTGCGAGGAGCCGAAGGAGGAACTTAAAGAAGTAATAGAGTTTCTCAAGAATCCGCAGCGGTTTTCAAAACTTGGCGGGCGAATTCCGCATGGTGTGCTTCTTCTGGGACCGCCAGGGACGGGGAAAACTCTTCTTGCAAAGGCGGTAGCAGGCGAGGCTAATGTGCCCTTCTTCTCTATTTCGGGTTCTGATTTCGTCGAGATGTTCGTTGGTGTGGGAGCGTCGAGAGTAAGGGATCTCTTCGAGGAGGCAAAGAGGAATGCGCCATGCATAATCTTTATAGATGAGATCGATGCTATAGGGCGCTGGCGCGGGGCTGGGATAGGCGGTGGTCATGATGAGCGCGAGCACACGCTTAACCAGCTTCTCGTGGAGATGGATGGTTTCGACCCTAATGAGGGGATAATAGTAATGGCTGCAACGAACCGTCCTGACATTCTCGATACTGCATTGCTTCGTTCGGGAAGGTTTGACAGGCAAATAGTAATAGACAGGCCTGACCTCAGGGAAAGGTACGAGATACTGAAAGTGCATACGAGAAACAAACCCATGGCCGATGATGTTGACCTTATGGCTATAGCGCGCGGGACGCCAGGGTTGGTCGGTGCGGACCTTGAGAACATCGTTAACGAGGCTGCGTTGCTCGCGGCTCGAAAGGGCAAAGACAAAATCGATATGGAGGACCTTGAGCAGGCGATGGACAAAGTTATGATGGGGCTTGAAAGGCCGAGCGTGAGGTTGACTCCTGAGGAAAAGAAAATTTCGGCATATCACGAGGCTGGTCATGCTCTGGTGGGGATGCTGACGCCCGGTGCCGACCCTGTGCGGAAAGTATCCATAATTCCTCGCGGGATGGCGCTGGGGATTACTCAGTTCATGCCAAAGGATGACAAGAGAATCTATCAAAAATCATATATAGATTCCATGCTAAAGTATCTGTTAGGCGGTAGGGCAGCGGAGCTTATAGTTTTCGAGACGCCCTCGACGGGAGCGGAAAACGACCTTAAGAAAGCCACCGAGCTCGCCTATAAGATGGTTGCGCAATGGGGTATGAGCGAAAAAGTGGGACCGATAAACTACTCGGAGGTCACGCAAGAGGTATTTTTGGGCAAGGAAATCGTTTCTCGAACTCACATAAGCGAAAGAACTGCTGAACTTATTGATTCTGAGGTTAAAAGGCTTATTGAGGAGGCTCAAAGCGCCGCTATTGAGTTGCTTAGAAAAAATCTCGATAAACTTCATAAACTTGCACAGGAACTAATGAAGCGAGAGGTGATGACCGGGGATGAGATAAAGGGGTTGTTGGGGCTAAGTTGA
- a CDS encoding PQQ-binding-like beta-propeller repeat protein, which translates to MSKMGIRVFSLLFILLFFALSLARPCNILIYSNATTWHYRLDSLKAILERMGNTVRLENRSTLRNLATVLPGDYSQFWYVNGGYYFSRTLTAAERDSIIKFAQMGRGLAILADHSPGFANDANYIAGRWGVSFGGYRDHRGSSPCDSAVNFFPHPITDGINAIETNISEGMIHYRGSSSGFSVLATKLTSGNHDTLLAALLTDTFRVFFDASFVRYLNGRVSRCQSRKLVHNISCWLEPGGCGCVRCTTSLDSVWFFEETDCDERNIVLVCYILNSTCPGSSFIVDVSVSPDSGRNWLNFGSGWFRTFYDTAGDVGDSVSAGPHCFSWDLGLDLPDTESMKWAVEVRVSRPMEGGEWPMFQYDCMHTGRSPYNCCHNWLSIDTMWSVDLGERIMFPAVYKDTVIYVATVGGRLHAIKFDGTLLWTARIGSTSYSGPVLLNDGSIVIGNQANQVVQVRPDGTIGWRWTSPNNLRGIRHCPIIGFDDRIYTVGYYTSDWHGHLLCFTQSGTFIWDRSLPGGGSWIYSSPAMDEDTLIFTVDYTNSPGELVCYNSSSTVLWRFNTYPHSGETDLRSSPTVDTVRNRVYFGSNKNNPRGMVAVDYSRTAATLAWFYNVGAGNNVNCSPAIDTAGNIYFGTSNGTFYSLTPSGALRWTFRTGGAISDPVIDPSGCVIFGSADSNLYIVSAATGSLLYSINLGSPVVSPIISQSGIIYVGTASGKFYALGCGLSVVAELADTAYGPVDSRPPRISISCPETAVFLGEPAHLSWHVEDMFWANDPCSVRINMCGTESVIVVADTALDFVAPIDLPCDSAVVYLSVRDSFCNWGHDTCIIRFMPP; encoded by the coding sequence ATGAGTAAAATGGGGATTCGCGTTTTTTCGCTGCTTTTCATTCTTTTATTTTTCGCTCTTTCCTTAGCGCGCCCGTGTAATATTCTGATTTACAGTAATGCTACAACATGGCATTATAGGCTCGATAGCTTGAAAGCGATTCTTGAGAGGATGGGCAACACAGTCCGTCTTGAGAACCGTTCGACGCTGCGGAATCTGGCTACAGTCTTACCCGGTGATTATTCCCAATTCTGGTATGTTAATGGAGGCTACTATTTTTCGAGGACACTTACTGCTGCCGAACGGGATTCGATAATAAAGTTTGCTCAGATGGGGCGTGGTCTGGCTATTCTGGCCGATCACTCGCCGGGCTTCGCCAACGACGCAAACTACATAGCCGGCAGGTGGGGGGTTAGCTTCGGCGGATATCGTGACCATAGAGGCTCGTCGCCCTGTGATTCAGCTGTCAATTTCTTCCCGCATCCTATAACGGATGGAATAAATGCTATTGAGACAAACATCTCGGAGGGGATGATACATTATAGAGGCTCAAGTTCGGGATTTTCGGTTCTCGCTACCAAACTTACATCGGGCAACCACGATACACTTCTTGCTGCGCTACTTACGGACACTTTTCGTGTGTTCTTTGATGCCTCGTTCGTGAGATATCTTAACGGTCGGGTTTCGCGATGCCAGAGTCGTAAGCTCGTTCATAACATTTCGTGCTGGCTTGAACCGGGGGGTTGCGGATGCGTTAGATGCACTACATCACTTGATTCTGTGTGGTTCTTTGAGGAAACGGATTGCGATGAGAGAAACATCGTGCTTGTTTGCTACATACTTAATAGCACATGTCCTGGAAGTTCGTTCATCGTCGATGTTAGTGTATCACCTGACAGCGGTCGAAACTGGCTTAATTTCGGAAGCGGATGGTTCAGGACTTTTTACGATACAGCTGGTGATGTAGGGGACAGCGTTTCGGCTGGCCCGCATTGCTTTTCATGGGACCTCGGATTAGACCTGCCTGATACTGAAAGCATGAAATGGGCAGTTGAGGTTCGGGTATCCAGACCAATGGAAGGCGGCGAATGGCCGATGTTTCAATACGATTGCATGCACACTGGACGAAGCCCATATAACTGTTGCCATAATTGGTTATCCATTGACACGATGTGGAGTGTTGACCTTGGTGAAAGGATAATGTTTCCTGCAGTTTACAAAGATACTGTTATATATGTTGCGACTGTTGGTGGCAGGCTTCACGCGATTAAATTCGACGGCACACTGCTTTGGACGGCGAGAATAGGTTCCACCTCGTATAGTGGTCCCGTCCTACTTAATGATGGCAGCATCGTAATTGGAAATCAGGCTAATCAGGTTGTTCAGGTCAGGCCTGATGGAACCATAGGCTGGAGATGGACATCACCTAATAACTTAAGGGGAATCAGGCATTGTCCGATTATAGGTTTTGACGATAGAATCTATACCGTTGGATACTATACTTCAGATTGGCACGGTCATCTTCTGTGCTTTACCCAGAGCGGGACATTTATTTGGGACAGGAGTTTACCCGGCGGTGGCTCTTGGATTTACAGTTCACCCGCTATGGACGAAGACACACTGATTTTCACAGTTGATTATACCAATAGCCCTGGAGAGCTCGTTTGCTATAATAGTTCGAGCACAGTCCTCTGGCGTTTTAATACTTATCCACACTCAGGCGAGACCGATCTCAGGTCCTCCCCAACAGTTGATACAGTGCGCAATAGGGTTTACTTTGGCAGCAACAAGAACAATCCACGCGGTATGGTTGCTGTTGACTACTCCCGAACTGCTGCGACATTAGCATGGTTTTACAATGTCGGGGCGGGCAATAATGTTAACTGCTCGCCGGCTATAGATACAGCTGGTAACATCTACTTTGGCACATCAAACGGGACATTTTACTCTCTGACTCCATCGGGCGCATTGCGGTGGACATTCAGAACAGGTGGCGCCATAAGCGACCCGGTTATAGACCCCAGCGGCTGTGTGATTTTCGGTTCCGCGGATAGCAATCTTTACATAGTTTCTGCTGCTACAGGAAGTCTTCTTTATAGCATAAATCTCGGCAGCCCGGTTGTATCGCCGATAATAAGCCAAAGCGGTATTATTTATGTTGGCACTGCTTCAGGGAAATTTTACGCTTTAGGGTGTGGTTTATCAGTCGTTGCTGAACTCGCTGATACAGCTTACGGTCCGGTGGATTCTCGTCCGCCGCGGATTTCTATTTCATGCCCTGAGACCGCAGTATTCCTTGGTGAGCCTGCTCATCTGTCGTGGCATGTTGAGGACATGTTCTGGGCTAATGACCCGTGCTCGGTAAGAATAAATATGTGTGGGACAGAAAGCGTGATTGTCGTGGCTGACACTGCGCTCGATTTCGTT